In Saccharomonospora marina XMU15, one genomic interval encodes:
- a CDS encoding type II toxin-antitoxin system RelE family toxin, which yields MSSLGKLVRRRVLAAIDALGEEPRPPGCRKLIGADAWHIRAAKDWRIVYVIQDHVLLVTVVDAGHRRKIYQ from the coding sequence ATGTCCAGCCTGGGGAAACTCGTCCGACGTCGGGTTTTGGCAGCAATCGACGCCCTCGGCGAGGAGCCCCGGCCACCGGGATGCAGGAAGCTCATCGGCGCTGATGCGTGGCATATACGTGCCGCGAAGGACTGGCGCATCGTTTACGTGATCCAAGATCACGTGTTGCTGGTGACTGTTGTCGATGCCGGTCACCGCCGCAAGATCTACCAGTGA
- a CDS encoding copper resistance CopC family protein, whose product MKTARNVVLVLWVAALTLLGIAGQAAAHNALVSSDPADGDRLDTAPAAVTLTFDQPVQDADVNQVAVTGPDGEQWATGEVRVDRNIVTAPLRPLRPEGEYIIGFRILSADGHPVSEEIRFTLTAPGSAASSAPPGSSVAAGPTGQDAPKATATVRQREPAEDSGIPVWVWIVGAVVLLGAGLTVALRMGKSSGE is encoded by the coding sequence ATGAAAACGGCACGCAACGTAGTACTGGTGCTCTGGGTGGCGGCGTTGACACTGCTCGGCATCGCCGGGCAGGCCGCCGCGCACAACGCGCTCGTGTCCTCCGACCCCGCCGACGGCGACCGGCTCGACACCGCTCCGGCGGCCGTGACGCTCACCTTCGACCAGCCGGTGCAGGACGCCGACGTCAACCAGGTCGCGGTCACCGGGCCCGATGGTGAGCAGTGGGCAACCGGTGAGGTGCGGGTGGACCGAAACATCGTCACCGCGCCGCTTCGACCGCTGCGGCCCGAGGGTGAGTACATCATCGGGTTCCGGATCCTGTCGGCCGACGGGCACCCGGTCTCCGAGGAGATCCGGTTCACGTTGACAGCGCCAGGCTCCGCCGCCTCCTCAGCGCCCCCCGGGAGTTCGGTGGCAGCGGGACCGACCGGGCAGGACGCGCCGAAGGCGACCGCCACCGTTCGGCAGCGCGAACCCGCCGAGGACTCCGGCATTCCGGTGTGGGTGTGGATCGTCGGTGCCGTGGTGCTGCTCGGCGCCGGGCTGACCGTCGCCCTGCGCATGGGCAAGTCCTCGGGCGAGTAG
- a CDS encoding copper resistance D family protein, whose amino-acid sequence MATTETTASTRLAPLLSVLTGAVAGVLVGVALTATAPVSGVANVSEVVSVGLPVARVLLNVAAAATVGLGLLSVLVGYDRPRITEPVLTVARPAAVAAALLWALAALVTLVLRTAEYRPTDTAVSIGDIAGYAGAVAAGKALLIVAAFALVQVGVGILAVRRGERVPPEVRVGLGLFALLALPVTGHSSDWSLHDYTLISLELHVLAAITWVGGLGATAALLPANRVLLAHALPRFSRLATLCLLITAGTGVFNGVVQLALAPDTNLWSALFTTPYGILVLLKVVAAGTIAALGGYVRLKLLPSIVRHERTALALWVTLELTVMGVALGFAVVLTRTPVA is encoded by the coding sequence GTGGCCACGACCGAGACCACCGCCTCGACTCGGTTGGCGCCGCTGCTGAGCGTGCTCACCGGGGCTGTTGCCGGTGTGCTCGTCGGCGTCGCGCTCACCGCCACCGCGCCGGTCAGCGGTGTGGCGAACGTGTCGGAGGTGGTCTCGGTCGGCCTGCCCGTCGCACGGGTGCTGCTCAACGTCGCGGCGGCGGCGACGGTGGGGTTGGGGCTGCTTTCGGTACTCGTCGGCTACGACCGGCCGAGGATCACCGAACCCGTCCTCACCGTCGCGCGCCCCGCCGCGGTCGCGGCGGCACTGCTGTGGGCATTGGCCGCGTTGGTGACGCTGGTGCTGCGTACGGCGGAGTACCGGCCAACCGACACCGCGGTCTCGATCGGCGACATCGCCGGGTACGCGGGCGCGGTCGCCGCGGGCAAGGCACTGCTGATCGTCGCCGCGTTCGCGCTGGTACAGGTGGGCGTCGGGATACTGGCCGTGCGCAGGGGAGAACGGGTGCCCCCTGAGGTCAGGGTCGGACTGGGCCTGTTCGCGCTGCTCGCCCTACCGGTGACCGGACACTCCTCGGACTGGAGCCTGCACGACTACACGCTGATCTCGCTGGAACTGCACGTGCTCGCCGCGATCACCTGGGTAGGCGGGCTCGGCGCGACGGCGGCACTGCTGCCCGCCAACCGCGTGCTGCTCGCCCACGCGTTGCCCCGCTTCTCCCGGCTGGCCACGTTGTGCCTGCTCATCACGGCGGGTACCGGCGTCTTCAACGGCGTGGTCCAGCTCGCACTGGCCCCTGACACGAACCTGTGGTCGGCGCTGTTCACCACGCCGTACGGCATCCTCGTGCTGCTCAAGGTCGTCGCGGCAGGCACCATCGCCGCGCTCGGTGGCTATGTGCGGCTCAAGCTGCTGCCGAGCATCGTGCGACACGAGCGCACAGCGCTGGCACTGTGGGTGACGCTGGAGCTGACCGTGATGGGAGTCGCACTGGGCTTCGCCGTGGTACTCACCCGCACACCGGTCGCCTGA
- a CDS encoding aminoglycoside phosphotransferase family protein, translating into MDGRFTRQKLDAVLARVCALLGLEAANATLLRFTNNAVYSLANDPVVVRIVGSRALAHRAHKVVQVARHFERHGVAAIRLFGDLPQPLLIGENVVTVWHRVEETGRRATSAELARLLREVHALPPPEGIDDWAPLADVRARVSDAEELDTADRRFLLRRCAEVEQRLLELQFPLPRGFVHGDAHPGNVIVGADGPVLCDFDSSCIGPPEWDLTPLAVGRERFGDPDAWYRDLARTYGFDVTEWEGFPVLRAARELKLTTSVLPIVRSHPTVRHELRRRLEDLRSGSTHTRWVRYR; encoded by the coding sequence TTGGACGGCCGGTTCACCAGGCAGAAGCTGGATGCCGTGCTGGCGCGGGTCTGTGCACTGCTCGGCCTCGAGGCAGCCAACGCCACCCTGCTGCGATTCACCAACAACGCGGTGTACTCGCTGGCAAACGACCCGGTGGTGGTGCGCATCGTCGGTTCGCGTGCGCTGGCGCACAGGGCTCACAAGGTGGTGCAGGTCGCGCGGCACTTCGAGCGCCACGGCGTCGCGGCCATCCGGCTGTTCGGCGACCTGCCACAGCCGCTGCTGATCGGTGAGAACGTGGTGACCGTCTGGCACCGGGTCGAGGAAACCGGCAGGCGGGCGACGTCGGCCGAGTTGGCGCGGTTGTTGCGTGAGGTCCACGCGCTGCCGCCGCCCGAGGGCATCGACGACTGGGCACCGCTGGCCGACGTGCGTGCGCGCGTGTCCGACGCCGAGGAGTTGGACACCGCCGACCGGCGGTTCCTGCTTCGACGCTGCGCCGAGGTGGAGCAGCGCCTGCTGGAGTTGCAGTTCCCGCTGCCGAGGGGCTTCGTACACGGCGACGCCCATCCGGGCAACGTGATCGTCGGCGCTGACGGCCCTGTGCTGTGCGACTTCGACTCCTCCTGCATCGGGCCGCCGGAGTGGGACCTCACCCCGCTCGCGGTTGGTAGGGAGCGCTTCGGTGACCCCGACGCCTGGTACCGCGACCTCGCGCGTACCTACGGCTTCGATGTGACCGAGTGGGAGGGCTTCCCCGTGCTGCGTGCGGCGAGGGAACTCAAGCTCACGACGAGCGTGCTGCCCATCGTGCGCAGCCACCCGACGGTGCGGCACGAACTGCGGCGGCGGCTGGAGGATCTGCGGTCGGGCAGCACGCACACCCGGTGGGTTCGGTACCGCTGA